The following are from one region of the Oncorhynchus tshawytscha isolate Ot180627B linkage group LG24, Otsh_v2.0, whole genome shotgun sequence genome:
- the LOC112223475 gene encoding myoferlin isoform X2 encodes MLRVVVESAKGLPKSKLGSTPDPIANIIFKDEKKKTKTIDSEVNPVWNEVLEFDLKGSVLDSSSYIDVIVKDYETIGKDKFLGSAKISLKDLATGQVKSFPCKDLALVNEKGQATGATVSLVIHYDPPANATPNPNDPQAGDAAGDSGRGEEGDEDIPDAGQSPSAPGQPGNPNQRLVKKNRKLNRPLANKPQDFQIRVRILEGRQLPGNNIKPVVKVNVCGQTHRTRIKRGNNPFFDEMFFYNVNMLPSDLFDQYVSIRVYDSFSLRADSLMGEFKVDVGFIYDEPAHSVMRKWLLLNDPDESSSGARGYLKVSMFIVGAGDESQVEKRDINDDQDDIESNLLLPAGVTLRWVTLSLKVFRAEDIPQMDDAFIQSLKGMFGVDGDKKNLVDPFVEAHFAGKRLCTQVIEKNANPEWNQMLNLQVKFPSMCERIKLTVFDWDRLTRNDSIGTIYLNLAKIASSGGEVQGKTGESEVGFLPAFGPCYINLYGSPREFTGLPDPYEELNYGKGEGVAYRGRILVELSTKLEGKADKTVEEIPSDDILVAQKYQRRRKYCLCVVFHSASMLQEPGEPIQFEVSIGNYGNKLDTTCKPLASTTQYSCAVFDGNHYYYLPWANAKPVVVITSFWEDISHRLDAVNIILYIAERLQSNITAMKLAILAKVPENRLAEIWLRLVNQVIEDLSSLKVPELEGHSNLTSLDIQMKKLRDSTLQTIMEGAKSMREEATEIKDTLGDIEGWLDKLKQLAEEPQNSMPDVIIWMLRGEKRVAYSRIPAYQLLYSTYSEQACGQFCGRTRNVFMQYPMDKNKGLKVPVQIRVNMWLGLSADEKKFNNFSEGTFSVFAELYENQAYMLGKWGTTGLGLRYKCSDVTGKLKLKQENFIPPRGWEWEGDWFIDPEKGLLTEADAGHTEFMDEVFQNETRFPGGEWKPATEPYTDVNGEKTHTPEEIECPAGWSWGDEWTVDENRAVDEKGWEYGITIPPDDKPKSWVPAEKMYHVHRRRRVIRPRKRTSAAGTTTEKRDQGDPEGWEFSSLIGWKFHRQERSADTIRRRRWRRKMAPAGRLGASAIFKLEGALGVDVDEKKKDEVDASKLFGANTPTVSCSFDSSHLYHLRVYVYQARNLIAMDKDSFSDPYAHVSFLHMSKTTETIKATLNPTWDQTLIFQDVEIYGDPQKIAQYPPDVVLEFYDKDQVGKDELLGRSVCVPLVKLNPGMDQTPKLLWSPIIQKDQQAGEVLVAAELILKDKGNETDLPLVPPKRAENLYMVPQGIRPVVQLMAIEILAWGLRNMKPYQLATVASPSLVVECGGEMVQSAVIKNMKKCPNFPGSVLFLKVLLPKEEMYTPPIVLKVIDHRPFGRKPVVGQCTIDTLEEFRCDPYVIQKSSMSSKMALMAAFPHDTRIDMEDRRPLLEAQFVYSMSAAVNKMATTTSRLHAEKEKETVDWWSKFYASIGDHEKCRPYLQKGYDTLKVYDKELENVPEFKQLTDFCNTFKLQRGKNEDEEDDPSVVGEFKGSFKVYPLSDDPGVAPPPRQFRELPESVPQECLVRIYVVRGIDLQPKDNNGQCDPYIKISLGKKSIEDRDNYLPNTTNPVFGRMFEMSCFLPQDKDLKISVYDYDLLTRDEKVGETVIDLENRFLSRFGSYCGLPQTYCISGINQWRDHLKPSQILQNLARLKGVPPPRLEDDGKALSFNGTQYTLAQFEANKEIHQHLGPADERISLHVLRTHGLVPEHVETRTLFSSFQPQLSQGCLQMWVDVFPKNMGLPGPPFDIVPRKAKKYFLRAVVWNTSDVILDETSITGERMSDIYVKGWMPGMEEDKQKTDVHYRSLDGDGNFNWRFVFGFEYLPAEQLCLVSKKEHFWSLDKTEFRIPPKLIVQIWDNDKFSLDDYLGTVELDLRKLTPPAKVSKTCNLSMMEEVMDARPPKSDLANSLFAQKSVRGWWPCVTEQDGKKVLGGKVEMTLEIVSEKEVDEKPAGKGRDEPNMNPKLDFPKRPDTSFFWFTNPCKTMKFIVWRRFKWLFIGLILLILVLLFVGILLYSLPNYISMKIVKPFK; translated from the exons GTTTCTCGGCTCTGCAAAAATCTCACTGAAAGACCTTGCAACTGGTCAAGTCAAATCCTTTCCATGTAAAGATCTGGCTCTTGTCAATGAAAAGGGACAGGCTACTGGG GCCACGGTGAGCCTTGTTATTCATTATGATCCTCCAGCCAATGCCACCCCAAATCCAAATGACCCACAGGCAGGAGATGCTGCAGGGGATTCTG GTAGaggtgaagagggggatgaggacaTCCCTGATGCAGGACAGAGTCCCTCTGCTCCTGGTCAGCCTGGGAACCCTAACCAAAGACTGGTCAAGAAAAACAGGAAATTGAACCGTCCCCTGGCCAATAAACCTCAGGACTTTCAG ATCCGTGTCAGGATATTAGAGGGACGACAGCTCCCTGGGAATAACATCAAACCTGTTGTGAAGGTGAATGTTTGTGGACAGACTCACAGAACAAGGATCAAGCGGGGAAACAATCCCTTCTTTGATGAG ATGTTCTTTTACAACGTCAACATGTTACCATCGGACCTATTTGATCAATATGTCAGCATTCGG GTGTACGACTCCTTCTCTCTGAGAGCTGACAGTCTCATGGGGGAGTTCAAG GTTGATGTTGGCTTCATCTATGATGAACCAG CTCACTCTGTAATGAGGAAGTGGCTCCTCCTGAATGACCCTGATGAATCCAGTTCGGGCGCCAGAGGATACCTTAAAGTCAGCATGTTCATCGTTGGGGCGGGAGACGAATCACAG GTAGAGAAGAGGGACATTAATGATGACCAGGATGACATAGAGAGTAACCTGCTGCTGCCAGCAGGGGTTACACTGCGATGGGTCACCCTGTCTCTCAAAGTGTTCCGGGCCGAGGACATTCCCCAGA TGGATGATGCCTTTATCCAGTCATTGAAGGGGATGTTTGGAGTGGATGGGGACAAGAAGAATCTAGTGGATCCTTTTGTCGAGGCTCACTTCGCTGGCAAAAGG CTGTGCACCCAAGTCATTGAGAAGAATGCCAACCCAGAATGGAACCAAATGCTGAATCTTCAGGTCaag TTCCCCTCCATGTGTGAACGAATCAAACTGACCGTCTTTGATTG GGATCGCCTGACGAGGAATGACTCGATTGGCACCATATACTTGAATCTGGCCAAAATAGCATCCTCTGGTGGCGAAGTTCAAG GGAAGACTGGGGAGTCTGAGGTGGGTTTCCTGCCAGCCTTTGGGCCTTGCTATATCAACCTGTATGGGAGTCCCAGAGAGTTCACTGGGCTTCCTGACCCCTACGAAGAGCTCAACTATGGCAAA GGTGAAGGGGTGGCCTATCGAGGAAGAATCCTGGTTGAGCTGTCGACTAAACTGGAAGGCAAGGCTGACAAGACTGTAGAAGAGATCCCTAGTGATGACATCTTGGTGGCCCAG AAATACCAGCGCAGGAGGAAgtactgtttgtgtgtagtgttccATAGTGCCAGCATGCTTCAGGAACCTGGCGAACCAATCCAGTTTGAGGTCAGCATTGGCAACTATGGCAACAAGCTGGACACTACCTGTAAACCCCTGGCCTCCACTACCCAGTACAGCTGTGCTGTGTTTGATG GTAACCACTACTATTACCTGCCCTGGGCTAATGCCAAACCAGTGGTTGTCATTACATCATTCTGGGAGGACATCAGTCACCGTTTGGATGCAGTCAACATCATTCTGTACATAGCTGAACGTCTG CAATCTAACATCACTGCGATGAAGTTGGCCATCTTGGCTAAAGTCCCCGAAAACCGTCTGGCTGAGATCTGGCTGAGGCTGGTAAATCAGGTGATCGAGGACCTCAGCAG TTTGAAAGTGCCAGAGCTGGAGGGCCACTCAAACCTGACCTCCCTGGACATCCAGATGAAGAAGCTACGTGACAGCACCCTGCAGACCATCATGGAGGGGGCCAAGAGCATGAGAGAGGAGGCGACTGAGATCAAGGATACCCTGGGGGACATTGAGGGCTGGCTGGACAAACTGAAGCAGCTCGCTGAGGAG CCCCAGAACAGCATGCCTGACGTGATCATCTGGATGctgaggggggagaagagagtggCGTACAGCCGCATCCCAGCCTACCAGCTGCTCTACTCCACCTACAGCGAACAGGCCTGTGGACAGTTCTGTGGCAGGACCAGGAATGTCTTCATGCAGTACCCTATGGATAAAAACAAGGGTCTGAAGGTTCCAGTCCAGATCAGAGTCAACATGTGGCTGGGCCTGTCTGCAGACGAGAAAAAGTTCAACAATTTCTCAGAAGGGACGTTCAGTGTGTTTGCTGAATTG TATGAGAATCAGGCCTACATGCTGGGGAAGTGGGGAACTACCGGTCTGGGTTTACGCTACAAATGCTCTGATGTGACTGGCAAGCTGAAGCTGAAACAAGAGAACTTCATTCCCCCGCGAGgctgggagtgggagggagactgGTTCATAGACCCAGAGAAGGG TCTGTTGACAGAGGCAGATGCGGGACACACTGAGTTCATGGATGAAGTCTTCCAGAATGAGACTCGCTTCCCCGGGGGAGAGTGGAAGCCTGCCACTGAGCCCTACACTGACGTG AATGGGGAGAAGACCCACACACCAGAGGAAATTGAGTGTCCTGCAGGCTGGAGCTGGGGGGATGAGTGGACCGTAGATGAAAACAGGGCTGTGGACGAGAAAG GCTGGGAGTATGGAATCACCATCCCTCCAGATGACAAACCCAAGTCTTGGGTGCCAGCAGAGAAGATGTACCACGTCCACCGACGGAGGAGAGTGATCAGGCCCAGGAAGAGAACATCAGCTGCTGGTACAACCACTGAG AAACGAGACCAAGGAGACCCAGAAGGCTGGGAGTTCTCCTCTCTGATTGGCTGGAAGTTCCACAGGCAGGAGCGTTCTGCCGACACGATCCGACGCAGACGTTGGAGGAGGAAAATGGCCCCTGCTGGCCGCCTGGGGGCATCCGCCATATTCAAACTGGAGGGGGCGCTG GGGGTTGATGTagatgagaaaaaaaaagatgAGGTTGATGCCTCCAAGCTCTTTGGTGCCAATACTCCTACTGTGTCCTGTTCGTTTGACA GCTCACACCTCTACCACCTTCGCGTCTACGTTTACCAGGCCAGGAACCTTATTGCCATGGACAAAGACAGCTTCTCGG ATCCATATGCCCATGTGTCCTTCCTGCACATGAGTAAAACCACAGAGACCATAAAAGCTACCCTGAACCCCACGTGGGACCAGACCCTGATCTTCCAGGATGTGGAGATCTACGGGGACCCGCAGAAAATCGCCCAGTATCCCCCTGACGTGGTGCTGGAGTTCTATGACAAGGACCAGGTG GGGAAAGATGAGCTATTGGGCCGGAGCGTGTGTGTCCCCCTGGTGAAACTGAACCCCGGCATGGACCAGACCCCCAAACTGCTGTGGTCCCCCATCATACAGAAGGACCAGCAGGCTGGAGAGGTGCTGGTGGCTGCTGAGCTCATCCTGAAGGATAAG gGTAACGAGACGGACCTCCCTCTGGTCCCTCCCAAGAGGGCGGAGAATCTGTACATGGTGCCTCAGGGGATACGGCCTGTGGTGCAGCTCATGGCTATTGAG atTCTGGCCTGGGGGTTGCGCAACATGAAGCCCTACCAGTTGGCCACTGTGGCCTCCCCTAGCCTTGTGGTAGAGTGTGGAGGGGAGATGGTCCAGTCTGCTGTCATCAAGAACATGAAGAAGTGCCCCAACTTTCCTGGATCTGTCCTCTTCCTTAAAGTG CTTCTTCCCAAAGAGGAGATGTACACCCCTCCCATCGTGCTGAAGGTGATCGACCACAGGCCATTTGGCAGGAAGCCAGTGGTTGGACAGTGTACCATAGACACTCTGGAGGAGTTTCGCTGTGACCCCTACGTCATCCAGAAGTCATCCATGTCCTCCAAAA TGGCTttgatggctgcttttcctcACGACACCAGAATTGACATGGAAGACAGGAGGCCTCTGCTTGAAGCTCAG TTTGTGTACAGCATGTCAGCAGCAGTCAACAAAATGGCCACCACTACTTCTCGTCTT CATGCAGAGAAG GAGAAGGAGACAGTTGATTGGTGGAGTAAATTCTACGCTTCCATTGGAGATCATGAGAAGTGCCGTCCTTACCTTCAGAAAGGATATGACACTTTGAAG GTGTATGATAAGGAACTGGAGAATGTTCCTGAGTTCAAACAACTCACCGATTTCTGCAACACCTTCAAACTGCAGAGAGGCAAGAatgaagatgaggaggatgatCCATCTGTCGTTGGAGAATTCAAG GGCTCTTTTAAGGTGTACCCTCTATCAGACGACCCGGGTGTGGCTCCTCCTCCTCGCCAGTTCCGTGAGCTGCCTGAAAGCGTGCCTCAGGAGTGCCTGGTCAGGATCTATGTGGTCAGAGGCATCGACCTGCAGCCCAAGGACAACAACGGTCAG TGTGATCCCTATATAAAGATTTCCCTGGGAAAGAAGTCAATTGAGGACCGAGATAACTACTTACCAAATACCACCAACCCTGTTTTTGGAAG AATGTTTGAGATGTCATGTTTTCTGCCTCAAGACAAAGACCTGAAGATCTCAGTGTATGACTATGATCTGCTGACACGCGATGAGAAAGTGGGAGAGACAGTGATTGACCTGGAGAACCGCTTCCTGTCACGTTTTGGCTCCTACTGTGGCCTGCCTCAGACATACTGCAT CTCTGGAATCAACCAATGGCGTGACCATCTGAAGCCCTCTCAGATCCTTCAGAACCTGGCCCGCCTCAAAGGCGTCCCTCCACCCAGGTTAGAAGATGATGGCAAAGCACTGTCATTCAATGGGACTCAGTACACCCTGGCTCAATTTG AGGCCAACAAAGAGATCCACCAGCACTTGGGTCCTGCCGACGAACGGATCTCTCTGCACGTGCTCAGAACACATGGACTGGTGCCTGAGCATGTGGAGACAAGGACACTGTTCAGCAGCTTCCAGCCCCAACTTTCTCAG GGATGCCTTCAAATGTGGGTGGATGTTTTCCCCAAAAACATGGGCCTTCCCGGACCTCCCTTCGACATTGTGCCACGCAAGGCCAAGAA GTATTTCCTGCGAGCTGTTGTTTGGAACACCTCTGATGTCATTCTGGACGAAACTAGTATTACTGGGGAGCGCATGAGTGATATCTACGTCAAAGG CTGGATGCCAGGTATGGAGGAGGACAAGCAGAAGACCGACGTCCACTACAGGTCTCTGGACGGGGACGGCAACTTCAACTGGAGGTTCGTCTTTGGCTTTGAATACCTGCCCGCTGAACAGCTGTGTCTGGTCTCCAAGAAG GAGCACTTCTGGAGTCTAGACAAAACAGAGTTCAGGATACCCCCCAAGTTGATTGTTCAAATTTGGGATAATGACAAGTTCTCATTGGATGATTACCTGG GCACGGTAGAGCTGGATCTCCGTAAACTTACCCCTCCGGCCAAGGTTTCAAAGACGTGCAATCTGAGTATGATGGAGGAGGTGATGGACGCACGGCCACCCAAATCCGACCTGGCCAATTCGCTGTTCGCTCAGAAGTCTGTCAGAGGCTGGTGGCCATGTGTCACTGAACAGGATGGGAAGAAAGTCCTTGGT GGGAAGGTTGAGATGACTCTGGAAATCGTGTCTGAGAAGGAAGTGGACGAAAAGCCTGCTGGGAAGGGCAGGGATGAACCCAACATGAACCCAAAGCTTGACTTCCCTAA GCGTCCGGACACGTCCTTCTTCTGGTTCACGAACCCCTGTAAGACCATGAAGTTCATTGTGTGGCGCAGATTCAAGTGGCTTTTCATTGGACTGATCCTACTGATTCTAGTGCTGCTCTTCGTCGGAATCCTGTTGTACTCTTTACCG AACTACATTTCAATGAAAATTGTGAAGCCATTCAAATGA